Proteins encoded in a region of the Psychromicrobium lacuslunae genome:
- a CDS encoding DivIVA domain-containing protein yields the protein MTYLLVFVAVLVVGATAFFLIGQRRRETGRAATSVDPANPSLGSAFLDDGLAAPVPNLPPVLLPEHPAPEDVDRVRFSLGLRGYRMDQVDQVLDQLAAELKVKEQHIAELNHQLQTPLETQGEQPVVAQTAEDGPHTETLAAQHRATETRQASEAALVSETALDSEVLLHTAPEETAPEETAAEERA from the coding sequence GTGACGTACTTACTGGTCTTTGTGGCTGTGCTGGTAGTTGGCGCTACCGCTTTCTTCCTGATCGGCCAGCGACGTCGAGAAACCGGGCGTGCTGCCACCTCCGTTGACCCGGCCAATCCGTCGCTGGGATCCGCGTTTTTGGACGATGGTCTGGCGGCGCCGGTGCCGAACCTGCCACCGGTGTTGCTGCCCGAGCATCCAGCCCCAGAGGACGTCGACCGAGTTCGCTTCTCACTGGGTTTGCGTGGCTATCGGATGGATCAGGTCGATCAGGTCTTGGATCAGCTCGCGGCCGAGTTGAAAGTAAAAGAGCAGCACATCGCTGAGCTAAACCATCAACTGCAGACGCCGCTTGAGACTCAGGGCGAGCAGCCGGTCGTTGCGCAGACTGCCGAGGATGGGCCTCACACCGAGACCTTGGCAGCGCAGCATCGCGCCACGGAAACCCGGCAGGCTTCGGAAGCCGCACTGGTTTCGGAAACTGCGCTGGATAGTGAGGTGCTGCTGCACACGGCCCCGGAGGAAACTGCCCCAGAAGAAACTGCCGCGGAGGAAAG